In one window of Candidatus Scalindua sp. DNA:
- a CDS encoding carbohydrate kinase family protein: MNILVSGSLAYDRIMNFPGKFSDHILPEKVHILNVCFMIDGLRENFGGTAGNIAYSLSLFGNKPTIIGTAGRDFEPYKNWLIGHKIPTEHITIIEEELTAGAYITTDKSDNQITAFNPGAMKFSSVFDFEPLTHEDTVALVAPGNLDDMYNFSNVYKQKKIDYIFDPGQSLPAWTSDRLAEMIEGSKIFICNDYELQLTQEKTSFSIEDILVRAEILIKTMGELGSEILLLENNKIKTIKIPAAKADPVNDPTGAGDAYRAGLMKGFMLSENDIIHGARMGAVCAAYSVEVHGPQNFRFTPESFNERFESVFGEKAF; this comes from the coding sequence ATGAACATTCTTGTTTCGGGATCATTGGCTTACGACAGGATCATGAACTTTCCGGGAAAGTTTTCTGACCATATTCTTCCAGAGAAGGTGCACATACTGAATGTATGTTTTATGATAGACGGCTTAAGGGAAAATTTCGGAGGTACCGCAGGCAATATCGCCTATTCACTATCCCTCTTTGGAAACAAGCCAACCATAATAGGCACCGCGGGAAGAGACTTCGAACCTTACAAAAACTGGTTGATCGGTCATAAAATTCCTACAGAGCATATTACGATTATTGAGGAAGAACTCACTGCCGGCGCATACATAACCACTGATAAGTCAGACAACCAGATAACGGCCTTTAATCCGGGTGCAATGAAATTCAGTTCTGTCTTTGATTTTGAACCGCTTACTCACGAAGATACCGTTGCCCTGGTCGCACCAGGAAATTTAGACGATATGTATAATTTTTCAAATGTTTACAAACAGAAGAAAATTGACTACATTTTTGATCCCGGACAGTCTCTTCCTGCCTGGACAAGTGATCGTTTGGCGGAGATGATAGAGGGTTCAAAGATATTTATCTGTAATGACTATGAGTTACAGTTGACCCAGGAGAAGACCTCCTTTTCGATTGAAGATATCCTGGTGAGAGCGGAGATCCTGATCAAGACAATGGGAGAGTTGGGTTCCGAGATACTTCTTCTGGAAAATAATAAAATTAAGACTATTAAGATTCCTGCCGCAAAAGCTGACCCTGTAAACGATCCTACCGGTGCAGGAGACGCATACAGAGCAGGCTTAATGAAGGGATTTATGCTATCAGAAAATGACATTATTCATGGTGCGCGAATGGGTGCTGTTTGCGCCGCTTACTCTGTAGAAGTTCACGGCCCTCAGAACTTCCGTTTCACTCCTGAATCATTTAACGAAAGATTTGAGAGCGTTTTTGGGGAAAAAGCCTTTTAA